Sequence from the bacterium genome:
GCCAGCGGCGCTCCGATCTTGAGAATCCCCTCCCCGTTCGCCGGCCCGCTGATGCCCCAGGCGAGCGTCCCCACGACCAGGACGGCCACCAGCGCTGCCAGATATCTCGTGTATCGAGCCACATCCATCCCCCCCTGGCCATTCGAGACCTTTTTCGTCCGCTCACTATAATAGTACAACGGATGGGTCGCGGCATGGTTCCCGACCCCCCTCGGGCGGTCGACCCGCTCGCGCAAACACACGATCGATGCGCATCCCCCCTGTTCGGCGCCGAGCCGGTACGGCTATTGCTTCGCCGCAAGACCGTTCGATATAATGCAGTCACAACGCGTTGCGACGCCGGCCCTTCCGGTTGCAGCCGCAGTCCTGCGAGTCCACCAGATATCTTCCGGGCCCCGTCTACAAGACTCATCCGGGTTTCTAAGGGTGGTGATCGTGTGTCCGCTCCTCGCAATCGACCGCAGAGGGTGAGAGGACAGCGCCGGCCGCCTGTGTGTTGGGTGCCGGCGCCGCGTTTGGTGGATGGCACGATAGGAAAGGGGGCATATCGGTGAAACGTCCGGTCAAGGTCACCGTCAATGGGGTTGTCCACTCGCAGGAGGTCGAGCCGAGGCTCCTGCTCGTCCATTTGCTGCGGGACGTGCTCGGGCTCACCGGTACGCACGTCGGGTGTGATACCAGCAACTGCGGGGCGTGTACTATCCTCATGAACGGGAAAGCGATCAAGTCCTGCACGCTGCTCGCGGTCCAGGCCGACGGGACCTCGTTGACGACCGTCGAAGGCCTGGCGCAGGACGGTAACCTCCACCCGATCCAGGAAGGGTTCTGGGAGGAGCACGGCCTCCAGTGCGGGTTTTGTACCCCGGGGATGATGTTGACCGCCCTCGACCTCCTGCAGCGGACCCCCGATCCGAGCGAGGAGCAGATCCGGATGGGCCTCGAGGGTAACCTCTGTCGATGCACCG
This genomic interval carries:
- a CDS encoding (2Fe-2S)-binding protein, which encodes MKRPVKVTVNGVVHSQEVEPRLLLVHLLRDVLGLTGTHVGCDTSNCGACTILMNGKAIKSCTLLAVQADGTSLTTVEGLAQDGNLHPIQEGFWEEHGLQCGFCTPGMMLTALDLLQRTPDPSEEQIRMGLEGNLCRCTGYQHIVNSIQHAARKMRGAGTKAGRSA